From a single Eremothecium sinecaudum strain ATCC 58844 chromosome III, complete sequence genomic region:
- the MAF1 gene encoding RNA polymerase III-inhibiting protein MAF1 (Syntenic homolog of Ashbya gossypii AER009C; Syntenic homolog of Saccharomyces cerevisiae YDR005C (MAF1); 1-intron in Ashbya gossypii) encodes MKFIDELDLELVNQTLNFETSETKITGGCDIFTTKPVASDKKLYKSIDRHLDSLLRENESYNLAVEQQMSLESQRRINDQQQQQQQHQTHNLYSLDSETVDDGSPSNSNSISFWEQKRRMSVGDSPQPSTPVFKSHKLNDQNLKDLMMNTPAENNGYLSSSSMESSQVNRLRRTSSASSLQGNENSSGVRKRRTSSIGSNANGGSGVPVMRKHSISKETINIGPFGPINETGSRRTFAYLIAILNASYPDHEFNSLEPTDFVRSSMKQLVSKFENSIIALGKQPQEWIWETINAHMDLGDCVFYQYNPQRSFLDDEPGHLWSLLWFMFNKKRKRVAFFYLSAFRLKNAPSAGNSITIDEDYESTTKGQYANSQQQRFTIEHNTNEFEGEYDLTYNSSSESAVQDEGVEMVDVD; translated from the exons ATGAAG TTTATCGATGAGCTTGATTTAGAGCTCGTAAATCAGACGCTGAATTTCGAGACTTCGGAAACTAAGATCACTGGTGGGTGTGATATTTTCACAACGAAGCCAGTAGCTTCCGATAAGAAGTTATACAAGTCCATTGACCGTCATTTGGATTCCCTTCTGCGTGAAAATGAATCATATAATTTAGCAGTCGAGCAGCAAATGAGTCTGGAGTCACAGCGACGAATAAATGAccagcagcaacagcagcagcagcacCAGACGCACAATTTGTATTCGCTCGATTCTGAAACGGTGGACGACGGTTCCCCAAGCAACTCTAACTCAATTTCCTTTTGGGAACAGAAACGGAGGATGTCTGTTGGCGACAGCCCTCAGCCAAGTACTCCTGTGTTTAAGTCACATAAGTTGAACGATCAAAACCTTAAAGACCTAATGATGAACACACCTGCTGAAAATAACGGCTACCTGAGCTCATCGAGTATGGAATCATCACAGGTAAATCGACTAAGGCGGACAAGCAGTGCAAGCAGCCTCCAGGGGAATGAAAATTCCAGTGGTGTACGCAAGCGTCGAACTAGCAGTATTGGAAGTAATGCAAATGGTGGCTCTGGAGTACCAGTTATGAGAAAGCATAGTATTTCCAAGGAGACGATCAATATTGGGCCGTTTGGGCCAATTAATGAAACAGGAAGCAGGCGAACATTTGCCTATTTGATTGCAATATTAAATGCCTCATATCCAGACCATGAGTTCAATTCTTTAGAGCCCACTGATTTTGTAAGAAGCTCAATGAAACAGCTTGTTTCAAAATTTGAAAATTCCATAATAGCTCTCGGGAAGCAACCACAGGAGTGGATTTGGGAGACCATAAATGCTCATATGGATTTGGGAGACTGTGTGTTTTATCAATATAACCCACAGAGGTCCTTTTTGGATGATGAGCCTGGCCATCTATGGTCTCTTCTTTGGTTTATGTTTAACAAAAAAAGGAAAAGAGTGGCTTTCTTCTACCTAAGCGCCTTTAGGCTAAAGAATGCTCCTTCTGCTGGAAACTCAATCACCATCGATGAGGATTATGAAAGTACAACTAAAGGCCAATATGCTAATAGTCAGCAACAACGGTTCACTATAGAACACAACACGAATGAGTTTGAGGGAGAGTACGACCTGACATATAATTCCAGTAGTGAAAGTGCTGTACAAGACGAAGGAGTGGAAATGGTCGACGTGGACTAA
- the RAD57 gene encoding putative DNA-dependent ATPase RAD57 (Syntenic homolog of Ashbya gossypii AER008W; Syntenic homolog of Saccharomyces cerevisiae YDR004W (RAD57)), giving the protein MDLYEQLTDSILVHDPKYQFLLQNAQQNGVTTLDFLTLPSQQLVKLANRSINEINEFQKLLKQEFNREVIENNPILPVRSAKRPQCFTTGDAKIDSLLNGGIYTHCITEVFGESSTGKSQFAMQLALSVQLPEELKGAAGQCVYIGTEGDLPTQRLESLINATTDFKENVSQRNIFTVTCNDWASQNHILSVQLPILLERNDNIKLVIIDSISHHLRVELESKTFKASLNNRFEIDKMAQNLLELSQKHGLAVVVTNQVGDKPLPDRPYKQGVMDYDYQLGFMTGWKDSSIYYRHLFNSGCEGEDVLSDDEDYAKVAIAHEKILLSQQQHQQQYQRQQSVNLQKDQVMNSRSSPLSTTSAAKSENLATSNVKVSQTTSPPSGTPTATVNAGAQSATPLFRETMYKRKRRVDTKIPNLGLTWANHLTTRILLSKSYKAAPLICKGDFDFNKVMDTSNFWQVNRVFKVVFSTYARQGQTQYSIQSRGIVSVDDTQN; this is encoded by the coding sequence ATGGACTTATATGAGCAATTAACTGACAGCATATTGGTACATGATCCAAAATATCAGTTTCTGCTTCAAAATGCTCAACAAAATGGTGTAACCACGTTAGATTTCCTTACGTTACCATCTCAGCAATTGGTTAAACTGGCTAACAGGTCTATTAATGAGATTAATGAATTTCAAAAACTTCTTAAGCAGGAATTTAATCGAGAAGTTATCGAAAATAATCCAATTCTGCCGGTACGATCTGCTAAACGGCCTCAATGTTTTACTACAGGTGATGCTAAAATTGATAGTCTGTTAAATGGTGGAATTTATACTCATTGCATTACCGAGGTGTTCGGTGAAAGCTCGACAGGGAAATCTCAATTTGCTATGCAATTAGCTTTAAGTGTTCAACTTCCTGAGGAACTAAAGGGAGCTGCAGGGCAATGCGTTTATATTGGCACAGAGGGAGATCTTCCTACACAAAGATTGGAAAGTCTTATAAATGCTACGACAGATTTCAAAGAGAATGTATCTCAAAGAAATATCTTTACGGTTACATGTAACGACTGGGCATCGCAAAACCATATACTAAGCGTTCAGCTTCCTATCCTTCTAGAGCGCAATGATAACATTAAATTAGTCATTATAGACTCAATTTCGCATCACTTGAGAGTGGAACTGGAATCCAAGACATTTAAGGCCTCCTTGAACAACCGCTTTGAGATAGATAAAATGGCTCAAAATCTATTAGAACTAAGTCAAAAGCATGGACTTGCAGTGGTTGTTACAAACCAGGTAGGAGATAAACCACTACCTGATCGTCCTTATAAGCAAGGTGTGATGGACTACGATTATCAACTGGGATTTATGACAGGTTGGAAGGACTCTTCAATATACTATAGACATCTCTTCAACTCTGGGTGTGAAGGAGAGGACGTATTATCCGATGATGAAGATTATGCTAAGGTTGCTATTGCGCACGAGAAGATACTGCTATCACAACAACAGCACCAGCAGCAGTATCAGCGACAGCAGTCAGTAAATCTCCAGAAAGATCAGGTAATGAATTCTAGATCTTCGCCGCTTAGTACAACATCAGCCGCTAAATCAGAAAACTTGGCCACATCAAATGTAAAAGTGTCACAAACCACATCACCGCCTTCTGGAACTCCAACGGCGACAGTTAATGCAGGCGCGCAATCAGCTACTCCATTATTTCGCGAAACTATGTACAAACGCAAAAGACGTGTTGATACTAAAATTCCAAACTTAGGGCTAACTTGGGCTAATCATTTGACTACTAGGATATTATTATCTAAAAGTTACAAGGCAGCACCTCTAATATGCAAGGGAGATTTTGATTTCAACAAAGTTATGGATACCTCTAATTTTTGGCAAGTTAATAGGGTGTTCAAGGTTGTGTTTTCTACGTATGCAAGACAAGGTCAGACCCAGTACTCCATACAAAGCAGAGGAATAGTATCAGTTGATGATACTCAGAATTAA
- the UGA2 gene encoding succinate-semialdehyde dehydrogenase (NAD(P)(+)) (Syntenic homolog of Ashbya gossypii AER007W; Syntenic homolog of Saccharomyces cerevisiae YBR006W (UGA2)), with amino-acid sequence MLRLSRFKAYHIISRAMSIRPTFANESLFEPAAFIDGKWVKSAEEYFEVSDPATGEVIATLPDQGVNDVNHAIECASKAFASYKNVPHAKRAQLLRNLYNLMMENVEDLGKLITWENGKPLADAIGEVKYAASFFDWYAGEAVRIYGTTIPVGFTRNRAFTIRQPVGVCGIICPWNFPAAMITRKAGAALAAGCTVVIKPDAQTPLSALALAQLAAKAGFPPGTINVVLTLKRVKEIGLALCKSPLVSKISFTGSTAVGKILAEQSASTLKKLSLELGGNAPLIVFEDADIDQAVDQAIATKFRNLGQTCICANRLYVHRAVIDEFTEKIAAKIRKFKFGHGLQPDVTHGCLINTAAVAKVEAHVEDAIKRGATVVVKGGRMPELGDTFYFPTVLTNVDPEARLTKEETFGPLCAIIPFDSVEQVVEYANNTRFGLASYVFSKNIETIYTVAETLQSGMVSCNTGVFSECPIPFGGIKESGYGREGSLHGIEDYTNIKTIAIGNISRL; translated from the coding sequence ATGCTACGACTATCTCGTTTTAAGGCATATCATATCATAAGCAGAGCCATGTCAATCAGGCCAACATTTGCAAATGAGTCGCTCTTTGAACCGGCTGCATTCATTGACGGGAAATGGGTGAAGAGTGCAGAAGAATATTTTGAAGTGAGCGATCCCGCTACTGGCGAAGTCATCGCTACTTTGCCAGATCAAGGCGTAAACGACGTGAATCATGCAATTGAGTGTGCATCAAAGGCGTTTGCCTCTTACAAAAATGTTCCACATGCTAAACGCGCGCAGTTGTTGCGGAATCTGTACAATTTAATGATGGAGAACGTTGAGGATCTGGGTAAATTGATCACTTGGGAGAACGGTAAGCCATTGGCAGATGCAATTGGCGAAGTGAAGTATGCAGCTTCTTTTTTTGATTGGTATGCCGGTGAAGCAGTTCGCATCTACGGTACGACTATTCCTGTTGGATTTACTAGGAACAGGGCCTTTACTATAAGACAACCGGTCGGGGTATGCGGTATTATATGTCCTTGGAACTTTCCGGCTGCGATGATTACCAGAAAGGCGGGAGCCGCTTTGGCGGCTGGGTGTACCGTTGTTATTAAGCCAGATGCTCAAACTCCCCTTTCTGCGTTGGCGCTTGCTCAATTGGCGGCTAAAGCTGGCTTTCCGCCCGGTACTATAAATGTTGTTCTAACATTAAAAAGAGTGAAGGAGATTGGCCTAGCTCTTTGTAAATCTCCTTTGGTAAGCAAGATTTCATTTACGGGATCCACTGCTGTAGGTAAAATTCTTGCAGAGCAATCTGCAAGCACACTAAAAAAGCTGTCTTTAGAATTGGGAGGAAATGCGCCTTTGATTGTGTTTGAGGACGCTGATATCGATCAAGCTGTTGATCAAGCCATCGCAACTAAGTTTAGAAATTTGGGTCAGACATGTATTTGCGCTAACAGGTTATATGTTCACCGCGCGGTTATTGATGAGTTCACAGAGAAAATAGCTGCCAAGATTAGAAAGTTCAAGTTCGGACATGGTCTACAACCTGATGTCACTCATGGCTGCTTGATTAATACGGCAGCTGTTGCAAAGGTTGAAGCCCATGTAGAGGATGCTATTAAAAGAGGCGCAACTGTTGTCGTTAAGGGTGGTCGTATGCCAGAGCTTGGCGACACCTTTTATTTCCCAACGGTCTTAACTAACGTCGATCCAGAGGCAAGACTCACAAAGGAAGAAACATTTGGCCCTCTTTGTGCAATCATTCCTTTCGATTCCGTAGAGCAAGTTGTCGAATATGCTAACAATACGAGATTCGGTTTGGCTTCGTATGTGTTTTCTAAAAATATTGAGACTATTTACACTGTAGCTGAGACATTGCAATCAGGTATGGTCTCGTGTAACACTGGTGTGTTTTCCGAATGTCCAATACCATTTGGTGGAATAAAAGAATCCGGTTATGGCAGGGAAGGTTCTCTACATGGTATTGAAGATTACACTAACATCAAAACAATAGCTATTGGAAACATCTCTAGACTCTAG
- the NAB2 gene encoding mRNA-binding protein NAB2 (Syntenic homolog of Ashbya gossypii AAR178C; Syntenic homolog of Saccharomyces cerevisiae YGL122C (NAB2)), giving the protein MSAIQDDVSNSLKTIVAEKLKTVQNFNEDVNYVAEYIVLLFSNGGTYESVLQELVGLFDSVPQDALADVVQTSSHAMQLLQRGDSVETVYQKLTGGINGDSEREAVSPIMDVMSASVPSEQSMSTVATSAPKSAFEGMVDLSMSKYSKQAPASGRGGSGMKQRGGRHGAIGKAQNGTRRVAPQAGTNKHRTNALARALGMDNESEGANNVNLNVIPKKDGRCKLFPRCPLGKFCPHAHPTKVCRDYPNCTNPPNTCEFLHPNEDVELMKEIEKTREEFREKRLALAQSKAKPIQTGIVLCKFGILCSNPMCPFGHPTPANEEAKVIQFIWCPQNLSCEMKDCDKAHSSLSKIKQVQPMASIARPKPSPAPVEKSLEQCKFGMKCTNKRCRYRHARSHIMCRDGSTCTRIDCFFGHPINEACKFGLECKNIYCLFQHPEGRVLPEKPSSAPGNAENSNNNWAGSAVAGNNQCVNERPYAVPESTGIEQAPIQESDGDATMT; this is encoded by the coding sequence ATGTCAGCGATTCAAGACGACGTGAGCAACTCGCTAAAAACAATAGTTGCTGAGAAGTTAAAGACAGTACAAAACTTTAACGAAGATGTGAATTATGTTGCTGAATATATTGTATTACTATTTTCGAATGGTGGGACTTACGAGTCGGTGCTGCAAGAACTGGTTGGTTTATTTGATTCTGTTCCACAAGATGCCCTAGCAGATGTTGTTCAAACATCCTCTCATGCTATGCAGCTATTACAACGTGGTGATAGTGTCGAGACGGTTTATCAAAAACTTACTGGTGGTATTAATGGAGATTCGGAGAGGGAGGCAGTTTCTCCTATAATGGATGTAATGTCAGCGTCAGTTCCTTCCGAACAAAGTATGTCTACGGTGGCCACTAGCGCTCCGAAGTCCGCTTTTGAAGGTATGGTAGATCTCTCCATGTCAAAATACTCTAAGCAAGCCCCAGCAAGCGGTCGTGGGGGTTCTGGGATGAAACAGCGCGGGGGACGTCACGGTGCGATTGGCAAAGCGCAGAATGGTACACGAAGAGTTGCACCACAAGCAGGCACCAACAAGCACAGAACAAATGCTCTGGCACGAGCACTCGGTATGGATAATGAATCTGAAGGCGCAAATAATGTAAATCTTAACGTCATTCCTAAAAAAGACGGACGTTGTAAACTGTTTCCCCGTTGTCCGCTGGGGAAGTTTTGCCCCCATGCCCATCCCACTAAGGTATGCCGTGATTACCCGAACTGTACCAACCCACCTAACACATGTGAATTTTTGCATCCAAACGAGGATGTGGAATTGATGAAGGAGATAGAGAAGACAAGGGAGGAATTTAGAGAGAAGAGACTGGCCCTAGCACAAAGTAAGGCCAAACCAATACAGACGGGTATTGTGCTATGTAAGTTTGGTATACTCTGTTCGAACCCCATGTGTCCATTTGGTCATCCAACTCCAGCTAACGAGGAGGCGAAGGTTATTCAGTTTATCTGGTGTCCACAGAACCTTTCTTGTGAAATGAAGGACTGTGACAAAGCTCACTCGTCGCTTTCTAAAATCAAACAAGTGCAGCCGATGGCATCTATTGCTAGGCCTAAACCCTCGCCTGCGCCCGTTGAGAAATCTTTGGAACAGTGCAAGTTTGGTATGAAGTGTACCAACAAACGTTGCAGGTACAGGCACGCACGTTCACATATCATGTGTCGGGACGGCAGCACTTGTACAAGGATTGACTGCTTCTTTGGTCATCCTATTAATGAAGCTTGTAAGTTTGGCCTAGAATGTAAGAACATTTACTGTTTATTTCAACATCCAGAGGGTAGGGTGCTACCTGAGAAACCCTCATCTGCTCCTGGAAATGCCGAGAACAGTAACAATAACTGGGCTGGTTCTGCAGTTGCAGGTAATAACCAGTGTGTGAACGAAAGGCCGTACGCTGTACCGGAGTCTACAGGGATAGAGCAGGCCCCAATACAAGAATCGGATGGTGATGCTACAATGACATGA
- the RPS2 gene encoding 40S ribosomal protein uS5 (Syntenic homolog of Ashbya gossypii AAR177W; Syntenic homolog of Saccharomyces cerevisiae YGL123W (RPS2)): protein MSQEAPQQQQQARRGGFGGRNRGRQNKRGRRDNEEKGWLPVTKLGRLVKAGKVTSVEEIFLHSLPVKEFQIIDTLLPSLKDEVMNIKPVQKQTRAGQRTRFKAVVVVGDHDGHVGLGIKTAKEVAGAIRAGIIIAKLSVIPIRRGYWGSNLGQPHSLATKTSGKSGSVTVRLIPAPRGSGIVASPAVKKLLQLAGVEDVYTSSTGSTRTLENTLKAAFVAIGNTYGFLTPDLWAKHELPASPMDVYADETVAQKKRF from the coding sequence ATGTCCCAAGAAGCTCcacaacaacaacaacaagCCAGAAGAGGTGGTTTCGGTGGTAGAAACAGAGGCCGTCAAAACAAGAGAGGTAGAAGAGACAACGAAGAGAAGGGATGGCTTCCAGTTACCAAGTTGGGTAGACTTGTGAAGGCTGGTAAGGTCACTTCCGTTGAAGAGATCTTCTTGCACTCTTTACCTGTCAAGGAGTTCCAAATCATTGACACCTTGTTGCCATCTTTGAAGGATGAGGTCATGAACATCAAGCCTGTCCAAAAGCAAACCAGAGCTGGTCAAAGAACCAGATTCAAGGCTGTCGTTGTTGTCGGTGACCACGACGGTCACGTTGGTCTAGGTATCAAGACCGCCAAGGAAGTTGCTGGTGCCATCAGAGctggtattattattgCCAAGTTGTCTGTTATCCCAATCAGAAGAGGTTACTGGGGTTCCAACTTGGGTCAACCACACTCTTTGGCTACCAAGACCTCCGGTAAGTCTGGTTCCGTCACCGTTAGATTGATCCCAGCTCCAAGAGGTTCCGGTATCGTTGCTTCTCCAGCTGTCAAGAAGTTGTTGCAATTGGCTGGTGTTGAGGATGTCTACACCTCCTCCACTGGTTCCACCAGAACTTTGGAGAACACCCTGAAGGCCGCTTTCGTTGCCATCGGTAACACCTACGGTTTCTTGACCCCAGACTTGTGGGCTAAACACGAGTTGCCAGCTTCTCCAATGGATGTTTACGCTGACGAGACTGTTGCTCAAAAGAAGAGATTCTAA
- the OM14 gene encoding Om14p (Syntenic homolog of Ashbya gossypii AAR176C; Syntenic homolog of Saccharomyces cerevisiae YBR230C (OM14)) — translation MSDNKIDESVDKTRDGAKHFIDKASEESKKLAKDAKRGLEKGESELHKAWNKLREWIEKSASLTAKVGCDAAANTAEITKNVASRAYVEMQNPVVALNTLLGGGALLYTLYGYAEHQSRYLRGKSDRAILATVGTLTAFLVADGVLSYKYYKQLDKK, via the coding sequence ATGTCGGATAATAAGATTGATGAGTCTGTCGATAAGACTAGAGATGGTGCCAAGCACTTCATTGACAAAGCGTCAGAGGAATCAAAGAAATTAGCAAAGGATGCTAAGAGAGGTTTGGAAAAGGGCGAATCAGAGCTACACAAGGCGTGGAATAAGTTGCGGGAATGGATAGAGAAGTCGGCCTCCTTGACTGCCAAAGTCGGGTGTGACGCGGCGGCTAACACAGCAGAAATCACCAAGAACGTTGCGTCACGTGCTTATGTTGAGATGCAAAACCCTGTCGTTGCATTAAACACATTGCTAGGGGGGGGTGCTTTATTATACACTTTATATGGATATGCAGAGCATCAAAGTAGATACTTGAGGGGCAAGTCGGACAGAGCGATTTTGGCAACTGTTGGGACTCTCACAGCATTTTTGGTCGCCGACGGTGTATTGAGCTACAAGTACTATAAACAGTTGGACAAGAAATGA
- the MON1 gene encoding guanine nucleotide exchange factor MON1 (Syntenic homolog of Ashbya gossypii AAR175C; Syntenic homolog of Saccharomyces cerevisiae YGL124C (MON1)), giving the protein MSEDSLDSGSERRILPLQAGQLRSAHSITSVRSTSPQQRLGISPPRPTLSVDLTNHFTRPLTDQLSSESEIGTLDMLSVQDELASSMNSLSFAPLRELPNPFRTSIEDQSEEQQGPLPQGKQFFILTSAGKQIYTMHGEDEYVMGLMGIVHTLVSYFQVRNGSHEELRSITTYDNNGVLQKFAFMRKKYIVLLVMTNHNESDQDLQQQLDLLYSHLVSTLSQRQLNRLFGKRENFDLRNFLSESDFHSLDQLCRAMCQGSHPGWWLGALECVTMDSSVRNRIHSIMLHSTKDLAPGTLLYGLIVAPGQRLVSVMRPRGHTLHTTDLQLLFSMVENQLQLLDSQQEAWVPICFPKFNSNGFLYYYVKFLPEDASNSANIIEGDNAVRPALILISPRTNKFYELREAASSMIDALGSARLLPYIHNPSRITINDIPAPLAHHFIYKSKKYVQYVMPETIGINTNWQTLMTYYAHLKASVRNDNGHTLNQTALSFLRWSSNSNEPLLHNSPDIRFSATGNVSGACLLEEELDMIGLTWITANFELYLICNNCTLDRKIVLKSARNIVSWCKRKERKLFVSEGAVF; this is encoded by the coding sequence ATGAGTGAGGATTCTCTGGATTCAGGTTCCGAGAGACGTATATTGCCGCTACAGGCGGGCCAGTTGCGGTCTGCGCACTCCATTACGTCGGTAAGGTCTACAAGCCCGCAACAGAGACTCGGCATTTCACCGCCCAGGCCAACGCTCTCAGTTGACCTAACGAACCACTTTACGCGACCGCTGACAGACCAGCTGTCTTCCGAGTCCGAGATAGGGACGTTGGATATGCTAAGTGTGCAAGATGAACTTGCCAGCAGTATGAATTCCTTGTCGTTTGCGCCGCTACGAGAACTGCCCAATCCCTTTAGAACGAGCATCGAGGATCAGTCTGAGGAGCAGCAGGGCCCCCTGCCCCAAGGGAAACAATTCTTCATTTTGACCTCTGCGGGGAAGCAAATATATACTATGCATGGTGAAGATGAGTATGTTATGGGGTTAATGGGCATCGTACACACACTTGTTAGCTATTTCCAGGTGCGCAATGGCAGCCACGAGGAGTTGAGATCTATAACCACCTATGATAATAATGGAGTGTTGCAGAAGTTTGCATTTATGCGCAAGAAGTATATTGTATTGTTGGTTATGACTAATCATAACGAGTCCGATCAAGACTTACAGCAGCAGCTAGACTTGCTATATTCGCATCTGGTGTCCACGCTATCGCAGCGGCAGCTAAACCGCCTGTTTGGCAAGCGGGAGAACTTTGATCTCCGCAACTTCTTATCTGAATCGGATTTCCATAGCCTGGATCAGTTGTGCCGTGCAATGTGTCAAGGTTCTCACCCTGGTTGGTGGCTGGGCGCCTTGGAATGTGTTACTATGGATAGCTCAGTGCGGAATCGCATACATTCGATCATGCTACACTCTACCAAGGATCTGGCTCCCGGCACTTTGCTATATGGTCTCATAGTGGCGCCCGGGCAGCGACTTGTTTCAGTTATGAGACCTCGTGGTCATACATTGCACACAACAGATCTGCAACTGCTATTTTCAATGGTGGAGAACCAGTTGCAACTTTTGGACAGTCAACAGGAAGCTTGGGTACCTATCTGTTTCCCAAAATTTAATAGTAATGGATTTCTGTACTATTACGTCAAGTTTCTGCCGGAGGACGCCAGCAACTCAGCAAACATCATCGAGGGAGATAATGCTGTTAGACCTGCTCTCATTCTAATTAGTCCCAGGACAAATAAGTTCTACGAGTTGCGTGAGGCAGCCAGTTCTATGATAGATGCGCTAGGAAGTGCAAGACTCCTTCCATATATTCACAATCCGTCACGCATAACCATTAATGACATACCAGCCCCATTGGCGCATCATTTCATTTACAAATCAAAGAAATATGTTCAATACGTCATGCCGGAAACCATCGGCATCAACACAAACTGGCAAACGCTAATGACGTACTACGCGCACTTGAAGGCGAGTGTGCGCAACGATAATGGCCATACGCTAAACCAAACAGCTTTGAGTTTCCTACGGTGGTCGTCAAACTCTAATGAACCTCTGTTACACAATTCTCCGGATATCAGGTTTTCCGCCACTGGCAATGTCTCCGGGGCTTGCCTTCTTGAAGAAGAATTGGATATGATCGGTCTGACTTGGATCACGGCAAATTTTGAGTTGTATCTAATATGCAATAATTGCACTTTGGATCGTAAGATTGTGTTAAAAAGCGCTAGGAACATCGTCAGCTGGTGCAAGCGTAAGGAACGCAAGCTCTTCGTGTCAGAAGGTGCCGTATTCtaa